GAGGACCCGGACCTGATCGTGGTCGACAAGCCGGCCGGCATGGTGGTCCATCCGGGCGCCGGGGTCCCGGCCGGTACCCTGGTCAACGCCCTGCTCCATCACGACCCGTCGATCGCCGGCGTGGGCGGTTCGGGCCGCCCCGGAATCGTCCACCGACTCGACAAGGACACCTCCGGCCTGATGGTGGTGGCGCGCTCCGCGCGCGCCTACCGCACTCTGGTCGAGGCCCTGCACGATCGCCACGTCCGGCGCGTCTACCACGCGCTGATCTGGGGCGAGCCGCGGAGCGATTCCGGCACGATTTCGGGCGCGATCGGCCGCGATCCCCGGCAGCGCCAGCGCATGGCCATGGTCAAGCGCGGCGGCAAACCGGCCGTTACCCACTGGAGGGTGCTGGAGCGCTTCGGGCCGGCGACGCTGCTGGAGGTGACGCTGGGGACGGGGAGAACGCATCAAATACGAGTGCATCTGGCGCACGAGGGGCACGCCGTGGTGGGCGATCCGGTCTATGGTGGGCGTGTCAAAAAGCTGTTGAGCCTCGACGAGGCCCAGCGTAGCCTCGCTGCGGCCTTGCTCGAGTGCCTGCATCGCCAGGCGCTCCATGCGGCCGCGCTGGAACTGGAACATCCGGTGGACGGCCGCGCCCTGAAGTTTGCCTCCGCCTGGCCTTCCGATTTCGCCGCGGCCGTGGACCATCTGCGGATGTTCCGCGACCACCGACCGGGTTGAGATTCGAACCATGTCCAAACCTCTGCTGGGCCCCGAAATCATCAGCGTGCGGATCCCGAGCCGGCTCGACCTGCTGGGCGTCCTGGATCACGTGGCCCAGTCCATCTGCGAGCGGCTGGAGCTGCCGGGAGACGAGAGCTCCAAGATCTCGATGTCGGTGATCGAGGCCGGCACCAATGCCATCCAGCACGGTCACCAGCGCGACGCCAGCAAGCCGGTGGACACCGATTTCATCGTCTATCCCGACCGCATCGAGATCACGGTGCTCGACACCGGCCCGGGTTTCGACATCAGCCGAGTGAACGGCGACATCACTTCGCCGGAGCACCTGCTCGACCTGCGCGGCCGCGGCATCTTCATCATGCGCCAGTGCATGGACTCGGTGGAGTTCGAGTTCGACAAGCGCGGCACCCTCTGCCGCCTGATCAAGTTCCGCCCGCCCGTCGCCCGCGCCGCGGGGCAGTGAGGATGCCGCGAGTGCTCGCGGTGGACTGGGGCGAGCGGCGCGTCGGCCTCGCGGTCAGCGATCCCACCGGGCTGCTGGCGACCGGGCTCCCGACGCTCAAGGTGAATGGTCGCGAGGAGGCGGTGCGGGGTGTGACCAGGGTCGCGATCGATCAGGAGGCGGAGCGCGTGGTGGTCGGCCTTCCGCTGCTGCTGTCCGGCGAAAAGGGCGAAGCGGCGATGCGCGCCGAAGCGTTCGCGGCCGCGCTGCGGAGGTCGCTCGAGATTCCGGTGGATACCTGCGACGAGCGCCTGACCACGGCGCTGAGCGCGCGCCGGCTGCACGAGACCGGCATGCGCGGGGCGCGCGCGCGGGCGAAGCTCGACCAGGGCGCGGCGGTCGCGCTGCTCGAGACGTATCTGGAGAAGTTGCGCCATGGAGCGGGCGGGGAGCATGAGCCCACCTAGGCCCGGCCACGGTCGATTCCGCCCGCGGCGTTGGGCGCTGATCCTGGCAATCGTCGCGTTCGGCATCGTCGCGTTCGATCTCTTCCTGCCGGCCGGCATGGTGCCGCCGCGCGAGCGGCGGGTCGTGCTGGTTCAGCGTGGCCAGAACCTTCGCGAGATCGCGCAGGAGTTGAAGCGCGTCGGGCTGCTGCGCGGGACCCTCAGCTTCCAGCTCCTCGCGCGGATGCTGCGCATCGATCGCCACATCAAGGCCGGACAGTACTCGTTCCGCCTCGGCACCACGGTGCCCGAGCTGCTCCACCTGTTCGCGCGCGGCATGAGCGGGCTCAACCTGGTCAAGATCCCCGAGGGGCTGACCCTCACCGAGGTCAGCTTGCTGCTGTCGAATCACCTGGGAGTTCCGGCCTCGGCCTTCGATTCGCTCGGGCGCGATCCCCGGTTCCTCGATTCGCTGCGCGTCCCGGCGCCGTCGCTCGAGGGCTATCTCGCGCCGGACAGTTACGAGTTCCTGCCCGGCACCTCGCCCGAGGTGGCGTTTCGCACCATGACGCTGCGCCAGCTCGACATCCTCGAGCGCGCGCGCCAGGATCACGATTCGCTGCCGCTGCCGCTCGCGCCGCTCCAGGCGCTGACGCTGGCCTCGATCGTCGAGTCCGAGGCTCAGGCCAACGAGGAGCGCCCGCGCATCGCGCGCGTCTACCTCAATCGGATGGTGAGGGGCATGAAGTTGCAGGCCGACCCGACCGTGGCCTACAGCCTCGGCATGCAGCCTCGCTCGCGGCTCTACCTGCGCCAGCTCCGCAATGAATCGCCCTACAACACCTACATGATCGACGGGCTCCCGCCCGGGCCGATCTGCAGCCCGGGCCGCGCCAGCATCTTCGCGGTCTACCATCCGTCGCCCAACAGCAAGGAGCTCTACTTCGTGGCCCGCGGCGACGGTCATCATTTCTTCGCCGAGACCTACCAGCAGCACCTCGCCAACATTCGCGCGGTCAGGGCGGTACGCGCCGCCGACGATTCCTCGACGCTGGCGGTCGCCGACAGCGTTGCGCGGCCGAGCCGCGCCACGCATGCGGGCGGCGGCCGGCACAGAGCCGCGAAGAATCACGCGCCCGCGCGGCGCTGAGTGTCGCTGTGCTACGCTCGGCACCTCATGTCGAGTGATCCGCTCGTCCAGATCG
The sequence above is a segment of the Candidatus Sulfotelmatobacter sp. genome. Coding sequences within it:
- a CDS encoding RluA family pseudouridine synthase, which produces MTSKTLDLSVTPAHAGERLDRFLATAQADLSRSRVQALIRDGLCRVNGRAATASRKLRSGDRVSLAVPERGKPALAPEALPLEIVFEDPDLIVVDKPAGMVVHPGAGVPAGTLVNALLHHDPSIAGVGGSGRPGIVHRLDKDTSGLMVVARSARAYRTLVEALHDRHVRRVYHALIWGEPRSDSGTISGAIGRDPRQRQRMAMVKRGGKPAVTHWRVLERFGPATLLEVTLGTGRTHQIRVHLAHEGHAVVGDPVYGGRVKKLLSLDEAQRSLAAALLECLHRQALHAAALELEHPVDGRALKFASAWPSDFAAAVDHLRMFRDHRPG
- a CDS encoding ATP-binding protein, whose protein sequence is MSKPLLGPEIISVRIPSRLDLLGVLDHVAQSICERLELPGDESSKISMSVIEAGTNAIQHGHQRDASKPVDTDFIVYPDRIEITVLDTGPGFDISRVNGDITSPEHLLDLRGRGIFIMRQCMDSVEFEFDKRGTLCRLIKFRPPVARAAGQ
- the ruvX gene encoding Holliday junction resolvase RuvX gives rise to the protein MLAVDWGERRVGLAVSDPTGLLATGLPTLKVNGREEAVRGVTRVAIDQEAERVVVGLPLLLSGEKGEAAMRAEAFAAALRRSLEIPVDTCDERLTTALSARRLHETGMRGARARAKLDQGAAVALLETYLEKLRHGAGGEHEPT
- the mltG gene encoding endolytic transglycosylase MltG, which codes for MSPPRPGHGRFRPRRWALILAIVAFGIVAFDLFLPAGMVPPRERRVVLVQRGQNLREIAQELKRVGLLRGTLSFQLLARMLRIDRHIKAGQYSFRLGTTVPELLHLFARGMSGLNLVKIPEGLTLTEVSLLLSNHLGVPASAFDSLGRDPRFLDSLRVPAPSLEGYLAPDSYEFLPGTSPEVAFRTMTLRQLDILERARQDHDSLPLPLAPLQALTLASIVESEAQANEERPRIARVYLNRMVRGMKLQADPTVAYSLGMQPRSRLYLRQLRNESPYNTYMIDGLPPGPICSPGRASIFAVYHPSPNSKELYFVARGDGHHFFAETYQQHLANIRAVRAVRAADDSSTLAVADSVARPSRATHAGGGRHRAAKNHAPARR